A genomic region of Methyloceanibacter stevinii contains the following coding sequences:
- a CDS encoding GIY-YIG nuclease family protein, whose protein sequence is MKDRRYYVYILASRIGGTLYVGVTNDLIRRVHEHRTKTAEGFTKRYGVARLVYFEQFDDITAAIEREKRLKKWNRAWKIELIEERNANWDDLYPSIATT, encoded by the coding sequence GTGAAGGACCGTCGCTACTACGTCTACATTCTCGCGAGCCGCATCGGCGGCACGCTTTATGTCGGTGTGACCAACGATCTCATCCGGCGTGTTCATGAACACAGAACCAAAACCGCTGAAGGCTTCACAAAGCGATATGGCGTAGCGCGACTGGTCTACTTCGAACAGTTCGACGACATCACGGCCGCAATCGAGCGCGAAAAGCGGCTGAAGAAATGGAACCGGGCCTGGAAGATCGAGCTGATCGAGGAGCGTAACGCCAACTGGGACGACCTCTACCCATCAATCGCAACCACCTAA
- a CDS encoding GGDEF domain-containing protein, producing the protein MSLSTLLKTRSLRFWTGFSLAIAILPLALSAVGGFFLLHHGVIAGFKDVSYRHHEQIAPTQRLRLSILESISPVDEYVDGAGATRPLMYRELRKRIETEFAALTKSLRAEPEAQELVRRAYEDWSKADHDAAELIARSGGNLGPGVLEKVEQFHGDVFSAVDKLSAVYDRVSQDIEKDHEVALRSYERAIWLGGIAAGVSLLTAIFGIILIGRIISGSVDRLVDGASRFAEGDRSHRINVAVPPELHRVAEEFNRMAGRVRQSEEVLADLAHRDALTRLLNRRAYDEALDEMFARAQRLGERGAVIALDVDHFKTINDTYGHAAGDEVLQGIADVMASEVRPTDKVFRTGGEEFAILLAAADITKAAETAERIRQAVKSRRFRFKDTVLDVTVSAGVAAATDRIGADKLTEAVDAALYEAKETGRDRVVVSGQSGTSQ; encoded by the coding sequence ATGTCGCTCAGCACGCTCCTGAAGACCAGATCGCTGCGGTTTTGGACGGGCTTCAGTCTGGCGATCGCGATCCTGCCGCTCGCCCTGTCCGCGGTCGGGGGATTTTTCCTTCTCCACCATGGCGTGATCGCGGGGTTCAAGGATGTGTCCTATCGCCATCACGAGCAGATCGCGCCGACGCAACGGCTGCGCCTGTCGATCTTGGAGAGCATCAGTCCGGTCGATGAGTATGTGGACGGGGCCGGCGCGACCCGGCCGCTGATGTATCGTGAGCTGCGTAAGCGGATCGAGACGGAATTTGCCGCGCTGACCAAATCATTGCGCGCCGAACCCGAGGCTCAAGAGCTGGTTCGGCGTGCCTACGAGGATTGGTCGAAGGCCGACCATGATGCGGCAGAGCTTATTGCGAGGTCTGGCGGAAACTTGGGGCCGGGCGTGCTCGAGAAGGTCGAGCAGTTCCACGGCGATGTCTTCAGCGCCGTCGACAAGCTGTCGGCCGTCTACGACCGGGTTTCCCAGGACATCGAGAAGGACCACGAGGTCGCGCTGCGCTCCTACGAGCGTGCCATATGGCTCGGCGGCATCGCGGCCGGCGTGTCGCTCCTGACCGCCATCTTCGGCATTATCCTCATTGGACGGATCATTTCCGGCAGTGTCGACCGCTTGGTCGATGGCGCGTCGCGATTTGCGGAAGGCGACAGAAGTCACCGTATCAATGTGGCGGTGCCTCCCGAACTGCACCGTGTTGCCGAGGAATTCAACCGCATGGCCGGGCGCGTGCGTCAATCGGAAGAGGTTTTGGCCGATCTGGCGCATCGCGACGCCCTGACCCGGCTCTTGAACAGACGGGCCTATGACGAAGCGCTCGATGAGATGTTTGCGCGCGCGCAGCGGTTAGGCGAACGGGGCGCGGTGATCGCGCTCGATGTCGATCATTTCAAGACGATCAACGACACCTACGGGCACGCCGCCGGCGACGAGGTGCTGCAGGGCATCGCGGACGTGATGGCGTCCGAAGTGCGGCCGACCGACAAAGTGTTCCGGACCGGCGGCGAGGAATTCGCCATTCTGCTGGCGGCGGCGGACATAACGAAAGCGGCCGAGACGGCGGAGCGCATCCGCCAAGCCGTCAAGTCGCGTCGTTTCCGGTTCAAAGACACGGTGCTCGATGTGACGGTCAGCGCCGGCGTGGCGGCTGCGACGGACCGCATCGGCGCCGACAAGCTGACCGAGGCCGTCGATGCCGCGCTTTATGAGGCCAAGGAAACCGGCAGAGACCGCGTCGTGGTCAGCGGCCAGAGCGGGACGTCACAGTAA